AGTTTATTAAACTGTTCAAAttgataaaaatgattaaaagctAAAGATTTTCATAAACACTATtccaaaatgttaattttaaaaatgtgactagCAATGTATGCATTCCCTTtatgtcccctccctccctctctcttaaaataaatttgaacacCCAGTGTAAAAAACACTTGAGGGAGAACCAGAAGTCAGCCATTTGAGAAGACAGTGGAGAGGGAGCAGACGGCGGGGAGCAGACACCGGTCCCGCTCGGGCTGCTGACGCAGGCTTCGGTGGCACTAAATCCCCCAGTAAGGCATCAGGTGTCGGGACTCCTTCTCATAGACGTCGGGAACTATGCCGTAAGGTGTCTGTACCATTTTAACTGTCGACTTCCCAAAGAGCTGGCGCTCGTAGTCTATCAGCTGCCTCCAGAAGCCTACGTTGGGCCTGATGACAGGTCGCCGGGCTTTCACCCAGTTGTACGCCTCCAGCAGGCACACGTTGTGGAATTTCATCAGGTAGGCGATACAGAGCGTGGCTGAGCGGCTCACCCCGGCAGCACAGTGCACCAGGGTGGCCCCGTGCTTCCTGCTCACACTGTGGATCTTGTCAGCCACGGTGTCAAAGTACAGTCCAATGGGAGCGTGCGGCATGTCAGCCAGAGGCACTTTAACATACTCAAATTGGGGCCAGTTGAAATTAGGGATCTCAATGGTAGCATTAACAATGCAGGTGATGCCACGAGCCTGGAGGAGGTGCCGATTGGAGGCCACACTGCCTCTGCCCAGGAATAGAGAGGAGGTGATTTGAGCAATGCCTCCTAAGTCTCCCTCGGAAATCATCCGAGGGGCCATGAGAGTCCTTGGTAGCGTGCTGTGACCTCTGGAGCTCATGAAGACGCCAGCAGTCACACTTGCATCGTTGGGGGCAAGACCAGAGTGTTTGATTTTCCTCCACCAAGGAATCCAAAATCACAGTCTCCTTCCTGCAAAATACAGGTATGTGTCAGTACTTTAAATGCTACTGATTCATCACAGCCTTCTGTCACGTTTGTCACATGGGAAGATTAGAGCTTTTTTATAATACAGTACAATCTTTCACGGATACAGGCAAATCGTTTTCTATCAATTAACAGGAAAAGTCACCTAGGACACAAACATGTAAAATCAATGTAAAATCCAGCTCTCTGGTGACtgtccaaaaaata
The Papio anubis isolate 15944 chromosome 17, Panubis1.0, whole genome shotgun sequence genome window above contains:
- the DUSP14 gene encoding dual specificity protein phosphatase 14, producing MSSRGHSTLPRTLMAPRMISEGDLGGIAQITSSLFLGRGSVASNRHLLQARGITCIVNATIEIPNFNWPQFEYVKVPLADMPHAPIGLYFDTVADKIHSVSRKHGATLVHCAAGVSRSATLCIAYLMKFHNVCLLEAYNWVKARRPVIRPNVGFWRQLIDYERQLFGKSTVKMVQTPYGIVPDVYEKESRHLMPYWGI